The Bacillota bacterium genome has a window encoding:
- a CDS encoding DUF4349 domain-containing protein, whose protein sequence is MKRMPRWGVLALAALLVALVGYWVYGTVPRPAYLLPPSEEAVGLPAAGEPYLKRSQAMMGAPVMGGSALGVEGTSQGEMTLAVLAASQRERYLIQTATVTLEVKETRAATEKLTALIKENKGYVADLREWVDALGNESATVTFRVPANRFEEVLTAVKSLGKPLDVQVSSEDVTEEYVDVEAQLRNLKRTEERLLGHLSRTGRLADTLAVERELSRVRQEIERLEGRLRYLSHRVAFCTLTVTLRQSARTQPLVPPETFSTGKVASDAVRALVAFAQRLWSILVWLAVWAVVWLPLLMVGWFGYRRLRRA, encoded by the coding sequence ATGAAACGGATGCCGAGATGGGGGGTGTTGGCACTGGCGGCGCTCTTGGTGGCGCTGGTCGGCTACTGGGTTTATGGCACTGTTCCCCGACCAGCCTACCTGTTGCCGCCGTCCGAGGAAGCGGTGGGTCTGCCTGCTGCGGGCGAGCCTTACCTGAAGCGCTCTCAGGCCATGATGGGGGCGCCCGTCATGGGCGGCAGTGCTCTCGGCGTAGAAGGAACATCGCAAGGGGAAATGACGCTGGCAGTGCTGGCTGCCAGCCAGCGGGAGCGATACCTGATTCAGACGGCGACAGTCACCCTGGAAGTGAAAGAAACCAGAGCTGCCACCGAGAAATTGACCGCGTTGATTAAAGAGAACAAAGGCTACGTGGCAGACCTGCGCGAATGGGTGGACGCGCTCGGCAACGAGAGCGCCACCGTTACCTTCCGCGTGCCTGCCAACCGATTTGAAGAGGTTTTGACGGCGGTCAAGTCACTGGGCAAGCCGCTGGACGTACAGGTCAGCTCGGAAGATGTGACGGAAGAGTATGTGGATGTGGAGGCGCAGTTGCGCAACCTCAAGCGCACGGAGGAGCGATTGCTGGGACACCTTTCGCGCACCGGCAGGCTGGCAGACACGCTGGCGGTGGAACGAGAGCTGAGCCGTGTACGTCAGGAGATAGAACGGCTGGAGGGTCGTCTCCGCTACCTGTCGCATCGGGTAGCGTTTTGTACTCTGACGGTGACGCTGAGGCAGAGTGCGCGCACACAGCCGCTGGTTCCCCCGGAAACGTTCAGCACCGGCAAAGTGGCTTCCGATGCGGTGCGCGCGCTGGTGGCGTTTGCGCAAAGGCTGTGGTCTATTCTTGTGTGGTTGGCGGTATGGGCGGTTGTCTGGCTGCCGCTGTTGATGGTGGGGTGGTTTGGCTACCGTCGTCTGCGCCGGGCGTAA
- a CDS encoding Uma2 family endonuclease: MQTALKTERLQMSYEEFLKWAGEDTYAEWVDGEVILLMPPKEPHQTIVGLLYFLLQSLASLREQSKVIIAPFEVFLPSRPSSREPDIILVTGERLQNLSEERFTGGPDLVVEVVSEDSVPRDRVEKFLEYEREGVREYWLIDSRPNRATVDVFVLEQGSFVPLEENDEGWFESRVLPGFRVKRAWFSGEQLPDPASALHDMLSPELRQRLAQRIMGGSTP, from the coding sequence ATGCAGACCGCACTGAAAACCGAACGGCTGCAAATGAGTTATGAGGAGTTCTTGAAGTGGGCAGGTGAGGACACCTACGCCGAGTGGGTAGACGGGGAGGTTATTTTGCTCATGCCGCCAAAGGAACCGCACCAAACAATTGTCGGCTTGCTGTATTTTCTGTTGCAATCGCTGGCATCGCTTCGGGAACAGAGCAAAGTGATTATTGCTCCCTTCGAGGTGTTTCTACCCAGCCGTCCGTCCTCGCGTGAACCGGACATCATTCTTGTCACCGGGGAACGCTTGCAAAACCTGTCGGAGGAACGTTTTACTGGCGGTCCGGACCTGGTGGTGGAGGTCGTCTCGGAGGACAGCGTCCCTCGCGACCGTGTGGAGAAGTTTCTGGAGTACGAGCGCGAAGGCGTTCGCGAATACTGGCTTATCGACTCGCGCCCCAATCGCGCGACGGTGGATGTATTTGTGCTGGAGCAGGGCAGCTTCGTGCCTCTGGAGGAGAACGACGAAGGCTGGTTCGAGAGCCGCGTGTTGCCGGGCTTTCGGGTGAAGCGGGCGTGGTTCAGCGGGGAGCAACTGCCCGACCCCGCGAGTGCGCTGCACGACATGCTGTCCCCCGAGCTTCGGCAACGGCTGGCTCAGCGGATAATGGGCGGTTCTACACCTTAA
- a CDS encoding aldo/keto reductase — protein MRSLTRREFISTMLLGAGGVLMDGVANAEQKPTVRSPVEQVALGKTGIKASFVGIGTGVRGWMRQSNHTRMGKEAFIALIRHAYDSGITFFDTADLYGTHIFLRDALKGIPREKIVIQSKIWFSPMGLPEPETDAKRALDRFRQELGTDYIDIVLLHCTTSPTWADDLRSMRDALEEARQKKIIRAHGTSCHSLPALKMSQALSWVQVQLARINHRGTAMDGKPEEIAELLRQMRAAGKGVVGMKIFGEGRFQTPQEREESLRFVLAQRCVDNFIIGFEKREQIDETLGMIKRILAGQERANE, from the coding sequence ATGCGTTCACTGACACGACGAGAGTTTATCAGTACCATGCTGTTAGGAGCAGGGGGTGTTTTGATGGACGGTGTTGCGAACGCGGAGCAAAAGCCCACGGTGCGCTCGCCGGTGGAACAGGTAGCGCTGGGCAAAACGGGCATCAAGGCATCTTTTGTCGGCATCGGAACCGGCGTGCGGGGCTGGATGCGTCAATCCAACCATACCCGCATGGGCAAAGAGGCGTTTATCGCGCTGATTCGGCACGCCTACGATAGCGGCATCACCTTCTTCGACACCGCCGACCTCTACGGCACGCACATCTTCCTGCGCGATGCGCTGAAGGGGATACCGCGTGAGAAGATAGTCATCCAGAGCAAAATCTGGTTCAGCCCGATGGGTTTGCCGGAACCGGAGACCGATGCGAAGCGCGCGCTGGACCGCTTCCGGCAGGAGCTGGGCACGGACTACATCGACATCGTGCTGCTCCATTGTACCACATCCCCGACGTGGGCGGATGACCTGCGCTCGATGCGGGATGCGCTGGAGGAAGCGCGACAGAAGAAGATTATCCGTGCACACGGCACCTCCTGCCACAGCCTTCCCGCTCTCAAAATGTCGCAGGCTTTGTCGTGGGTGCAGGTGCAGCTGGCGCGTATCAACCATCGGGGCACGGCGATGGACGGCAAACCCGAAGAGATTGCCGAACTGCTGCGCCAGATGCGAGCGGCAGGAAAAGGCGTCGTCGGCATGAAGATTTTCGGCGAAGGCAGGTTCCAGACCCCGCAAGAGCGCGAAGAGAGCCTGCGGTTTGTGCTGGCACAGCGGTGCGTCGATAACTTTATCATCGGATTCGAGAAGCGCGAGCAGATAGACGAGACGCTCGGCATGATAAAACGTATTCTCGCGGGGCAGGAACGTGCGAACGAATGA
- a CDS encoding sigma-70 family RNA polymerase sigma factor, with protein sequence MSTREDRHLIRAAQQGDSRAFDRLVHRYQAQVYRAMTRACANPDLAADVLQEALIRAFRALPQFRGDASFATWLYRIARNLCVRKQQQMLAHPTISLDQPLGEEEDAETLLRQMTDFSAQNPQQVVLDEEIRQKVREAVDKLPPNLREVLVLRDMEDLSNQETAERTGLTVAAVKARLHRARALLREHLGEYFSES encoded by the coding sequence ATGTCCACCCGTGAAGACAGACACCTGATACGCGCGGCGCAACAGGGCGATAGCCGCGCCTTTGACCGGTTGGTGCACCGCTACCAGGCGCAGGTGTACCGCGCGATGACCCGCGCCTGCGCCAACCCCGACCTGGCGGCAGACGTGCTGCAGGAAGCATTGATACGCGCCTTCCGCGCCCTGCCGCAGTTTCGAGGCGATGCCTCCTTCGCCACGTGGCTGTATCGCATCGCGCGCAACCTGTGCGTGCGCAAACAGCAGCAGATGCTGGCGCATCCGACCATCTCCCTCGACCAGCCGCTTGGTGAAGAGGAGGATGCCGAAACGCTGCTGCGCCAGATGACCGATTTCAGCGCGCAGAACCCGCAGCAGGTGGTGCTGGACGAGGAGATACGGCAAAAGGTACGCGAGGCGGTGGATAAACTGCCTCCCAACCTGCGCGAGGTGCTGGTGCTGCGCGACATGGAAGACCTGTCCAATCAGGAGACCGCCGAGCGCACCGGCTTAACCGTGGCAGCGGTGAAAGCGCGTCTCCATCGCGCCCGCGCTTTGCTACGGGAGCATCTGGGGGAATACTTCTCCGAGTCGTGA
- the argJ gene encoding bifunctional glutamate N-acetyltransferase/amino-acid acetyltransferase ArgJ codes for MTDKMTWTTGSVTAPRGFRAAGVRCGIKSQGKDLALIVSDTPATVAGMFTTNRAAAPCVRYSRHVVEAGTARAIVANSGNANAATGEEGFMDNVRMAQKVAQLLECPPSQVVTASTGIIGHRLPIEKIEKGIEQAMLELSPEGGSAAAEAIMTTDTVPKQEAIRLLLPEGAVHIGGIAKGAGMIAPNMATMLCFLTTDAQIAAPALQQVLKDAVERSFHCLTIDSDTSTNDMVVILANGQSGVDVHRYLDDFQMSLENLCIRLAQRIARDGEGATKLVEIEVRGAPTFTQARRMAKTVAESPLVKTALFGNDPNWGRILAAMGRSGVDFDPDRAQIALQGTLVYTDGKPTAFDARELHEQLKADTVSIVIDLQEGTEHATVWTCDLSYDYVRINAEYHT; via the coding sequence ATGACCGACAAAATGACATGGACAACCGGTTCCGTGACCGCGCCGCGCGGTTTTCGGGCGGCGGGGGTGCGCTGCGGCATCAAGTCGCAGGGCAAAGACCTTGCGCTCATCGTCTCGGATACGCCGGCAACGGTCGCCGGAATGTTCACCACCAACCGCGCGGCAGCGCCCTGCGTGCGCTACTCACGTCACGTGGTGGAAGCAGGTACCGCCCGCGCTATCGTTGCCAACAGCGGTAACGCCAACGCCGCCACCGGCGAAGAGGGCTTCATGGACAATGTGCGCATGGCGCAGAAAGTAGCGCAGCTGCTGGAATGTCCACCTTCACAGGTGGTGACGGCCAGTACGGGTATCATCGGACACCGCTTGCCCATCGAGAAGATAGAAAAGGGCATCGAGCAGGCGATGCTGGAACTCTCTCCAGAGGGCGGTAGCGCGGCTGCCGAAGCCATCATGACCACCGACACCGTGCCGAAGCAGGAAGCCATTCGCCTGCTCCTGCCTGAGGGGGCGGTGCATATCGGCGGTATCGCGAAAGGTGCGGGAATGATCGCTCCCAATATGGCAACCATGCTCTGCTTCCTCACCACCGACGCACAGATTGCCGCACCTGCCCTGCAGCAGGTGCTGAAAGACGCTGTGGAACGCTCCTTCCACTGCCTCACCATCGATTCCGACACCAGCACCAACGACATGGTGGTGATTCTAGCCAACGGGCAGTCGGGCGTGGATGTACATCGCTATCTGGACGATTTCCAGATGTCTTTAGAGAACCTGTGTATTCGTCTGGCTCAGCGCATCGCGCGTGACGGCGAGGGAGCCACCAAGCTGGTGGAGATTGAGGTACGCGGTGCGCCCACCTTCACGCAGGCGCGCAGAATGGCCAAGACCGTGGCGGAGTCGCCTCTGGTGAAGACAGCCCTCTTCGGCAATGACCCGAACTGGGGGCGCATTCTGGCGGCGATGGGACGCAGCGGCGTGGACTTTGACCCCGACCGGGCGCAAATCGCCCTGCAGGGCACTCTGGTGTATACCGACGGCAAACCAACCGCCTTCGACGCCCGCGAACTGCATGAACAGTTGAAGGCGGATACGGTGAGCATCGTCATCGACCTGCAGGAAGGTACTGAACACGCCACCGTGTGGACATGTGATTTAAGCTACGATTACGTGCGCATCAATGCGGAGTACCACACCTAG